Proteins encoded in a region of the Oscillatoria salina IIICB1 genome:
- a CDS encoding Wzt carbohydrate-binding domain-containing protein: protein MSSPTPYNQEFFTELQAGSLQSAREIVPLLLDLIQPQTVVDVGCGDGTWLSVFAENGITEYLGIDGDYLKPEMLQISPEKFLAKDLKQPLHLDKTFDLVLSLEVAEHLPESDAEIFIDSLTKLGEIIVFSAAIPYQGGTEHLNEQWADYWLKLFQQRGFQVIDCLRRKIWDNPRIEPWYAQNLLVFLPGNSLSQYPRLAAEIKDTSLAQLSIVHPQIYLSKIPQIDKDTQQQIKEQNPAVTTTEISELSIGKNRFGSLKLEIIEVNLLNLAGELVTAIDCGTFLAIILEYRANEEINNPIFGVKISRVDGLVCYDTHTSATELSLQIARKGRIKLYLERLDLNAGQYYIDVGAYEQNWASTYDYHWQVYPLSIRAAKEEKGIICPPHHWTVEETAR from the coding sequence ATGTCATCCCCAACTCCTTATAACCAAGAATTTTTTACAGAATTACAAGCAGGTTCTCTTCAATCAGCCAGAGAAATTGTTCCTTTACTTTTAGATTTAATTCAACCGCAAACTGTTGTCGATGTTGGCTGCGGTGATGGAACTTGGTTATCGGTTTTTGCCGAAAATGGGATTACTGAATATTTAGGAATCGATGGAGATTATCTCAAACCAGAAATGTTACAAATCTCTCCAGAAAAATTCTTAGCTAAAGATTTAAAACAGCCTTTACATCTTGACAAAACCTTCGATTTGGTCTTGTCTTTAGAAGTAGCCGAACATCTCCCCGAATCAGACGCGGAAATTTTCATAGATTCTCTGACTAAACTAGGAGAAATTATTGTTTTCTCTGCGGCTATACCTTATCAAGGAGGAACGGAACATCTTAACGAACAATGGGCAGATTATTGGTTAAAATTGTTTCAACAGCGTGGTTTTCAAGTAATAGATTGTTTGCGCAGAAAGATTTGGGATAATCCGCGAATTGAACCTTGGTACGCACAAAATCTGCTAGTTTTTTTGCCAGGAAATTCTCTCTCCCAGTATCCTCGCTTAGCTGCGGAAATTAAAGATACTAGTTTGGCTCAATTGTCAATAGTTCATCCGCAAATTTATCTGAGTAAAATTCCTCAAATAGACAAAGATACTCAACAGCAAATCAAAGAACAAAATCCGGCTGTCACCACTACAGAGATAAGCGAGTTAAGCATTGGGAAAAATCGTTTTGGTTCCTTAAAATTAGAAATAATTGAAGTTAATTTATTGAATCTAGCTGGAGAGTTAGTAACAGCAATCGATTGTGGAACTTTTTTAGCAATAATTCTTGAATACCGGGCTAACGAAGAGATTAATAACCCAATTTTTGGGGTAAAAATTAGTCGTGTAGATGGTTTAGTTTGCTACGATACTCACACATCAGCAACAGAGTTATCGCTGCAAATTGCCAGAAAAGGACGAATTAAACTCTATCTTGAGAGACTTGACTTAAATGCCGGACAATATTATATAGATGTGGGGGCTTACGAGCAAAATTGGGCTTCTACCTACGATTATCACTGGCAGGTTTATCCGTTGTCAATTCGTGCAGCCAAAGAAGAAAAAGGGATTATTTGTCCTCCCCATCACTGGACAGTTGAGGAAACCGCGAGGTAA
- a CDS encoding ABC transporter ATP-binding protein produces the protein MKDAIIVRKLGKRYTRYHADRPRTIMEAALSGLRRMQAVERFWALQDISFTVSPGEMLGIIGHNGAGKSTLLQLIGGVTRPDAGRVKVNGRIGALLDLGAGFSPDLTGRENVFVTGVVAGLTRQQVTRRFADIVEFAELNDFIDNPVRTYSTGMQMRLAFSVAVYTNPQIMLVDEFLSVGDLAFQAKCLERISQLKAQGCAIVLISHSPEQIEELCDRALWLKQGKIVAYGEPEIVTGQYKSEMISQTQKLTPPKPPQFTKSGVELRVNENRFGSQEIEIIDVRILPQPEIKSGESLTISIEYQPNQTISAPIFGVTINSEDGQTCLDTNTEAMNLTLPEISTNGQIQLHLERLDLNGGKYFIDVGIYEQKWAYAYDYHWRVYPLLINSSISKKGFLNPPQHWEFSPSLVQR, from the coding sequence ATGAAAGATGCTATTATTGTCCGCAAACTGGGCAAACGCTACACTCGCTATCATGCCGACCGACCGCGTACAATTATGGAAGCAGCGCTGTCTGGGTTAAGACGAATGCAAGCAGTGGAACGTTTTTGGGCGTTGCAAGATATCAGTTTTACCGTGTCTCCTGGGGAAATGTTGGGAATTATCGGTCATAATGGTGCAGGTAAGTCAACTTTACTACAACTTATCGGCGGCGTTACTCGTCCTGATGCGGGAAGAGTGAAAGTTAATGGTAGAATCGGAGCATTACTGGATTTAGGTGCGGGTTTCTCTCCTGACTTAACCGGAAGAGAAAATGTCTTTGTCACAGGTGTCGTTGCAGGTTTAACTCGTCAGCAAGTCACCAGACGTTTTGCAGATATTGTCGAATTTGCCGAGTTAAACGATTTTATCGATAATCCCGTCCGCACTTATAGTACAGGAATGCAGATGCGGTTAGCATTTTCTGTAGCCGTGTATACAAATCCCCAAATAATGTTAGTCGATGAATTTCTTTCCGTGGGGGACTTAGCGTTTCAAGCCAAATGTTTAGAGAGAATTTCCCAATTAAAAGCCCAAGGATGCGCCATAGTCTTAATATCTCACAGTCCCGAACAAATCGAGGAGTTATGCGATCGCGCCCTTTGGCTCAAACAAGGTAAAATCGTCGCTTATGGGGAACCAGAAATAGTTACCGGACAATACAAAAGCGAAATGATTTCCCAAACCCAAAAACTCACTCCCCCCAAACCACCTCAGTTTACCAAATCCGGCGTAGAATTGCGAGTCAATGAAAATCGTTTCGGTTCCCAAGAAATTGAAATCATCGATGTCCGTATTTTACCACAACCTGAAATAAAAAGCGGCGAATCTCTCACAATCTCCATCGAATATCAACCCAACCAAACCATTTCTGCACCTATTTTTGGCGTAACCATTAATAGCGAAGACGGACAAACCTGTCTCGATACCAACACCGAAGCCATGAATTTAACTTTACCAGAAATTTCTACCAACGGACAGATTCAACTCCACCTCGAACGCTTAGACTTAAATGGTGGCAAATACTTTATTGACGTTGGAATTTACGAACAAAAATGGGCTTACGCTTATGACTATCATTGGCGCGTTTATCCCCTCTTAATTAACTCTAGCATCAGCAAAAAAGGCTTTCTCAACCCACCCCAACATTGGGAATTTTCTCCCTCATTAGTCCAACGCTAA
- a CDS encoding ABC transporter permease, translating to MKSPQTSPKWRLTYLYDLLRELVSRDIKLLYKRSLLGIAWTLINPLLQLAVFVFIFKLVLAIDIPQYSSYVFTGLLVWTWFQNSLFQATGAIIANRPLIRQPGFPKGILPIVITTTGLIHFLLALPVLIVFLLIDNVELKLIVFFLPILQTIQFLLTVSLAYILAAINVTFRDTQHTLGVLLQLFFYLTPIFYQIDNVPAKYLPLYNLNPMVHLITAYRNILIYGTAPDWQALLIIGIATVIFLPVGLYIFRVQSDRFVEEL from the coding sequence ATGAAATCACCCCAAACCTCACCCAAATGGCGACTAACCTACCTTTACGACTTACTCAGAGAATTAGTAAGTCGAGACATAAAACTACTCTACAAACGTTCGCTTTTAGGAATCGCTTGGACATTAATTAACCCCCTCCTCCAACTAGCAGTTTTCGTCTTTATTTTTAAATTAGTCCTCGCCATAGACATCCCCCAATACTCATCTTATGTTTTTACAGGTTTATTAGTTTGGACGTGGTTCCAAAATTCCTTATTTCAAGCAACTGGGGCAATTATCGCCAATCGTCCCTTAATTCGCCAACCCGGTTTTCCCAAAGGAATTTTACCAATAGTAATTACCACCACAGGTTTAATTCACTTTCTTCTCGCCCTCCCAGTTTTAATCGTCTTTCTCCTCATCGATAATGTCGAGTTAAAACTAATAGTATTTTTCCTGCCCATCTTGCAAACAATTCAATTTTTACTCACCGTCAGTTTGGCCTATATCTTAGCAGCCATTAATGTAACTTTTCGCGATACCCAACATACCCTAGGCGTATTGTTACAACTATTTTTTTATCTCACGCCAATTTTCTATCAAATTGACAACGTACCCGCCAAATATTTACCTTTATATAACCTTAATCCGATGGTACATCTCATCACCGCTTATCGTAATATTTTAATTTACGGCACTGCACCAGATTGGCAAGCTTTGCTAATTATAGGAATAGCCACAGTAATATTTTTACCTGTGGGACTGTATATTTTTCGCGTCCAGAGCGATCGCTTTGTAGAGGAGTTATGA
- a CDS encoding glycosyltransferase family 2 protein, with translation MLYPIKVVDIELNRPLETIVGLEGYKAIKGLVRLHNVPIGYVDLPITNDICPAETISKIILQEHSWTIIQHLLQNGLATKIHLNSLRLEDLFEIKPAENEGESPLITVAICSRDRATDLDLCLSAITKLDYPNLDILIVDNAPSNDATQNLVKDKYPQYRYVCEPRPGLDWARNRAIVEAKGEIIAYTDDDVIVDSDWVKNLVRVFLKNPEVMAVTGLVVPYELETEAQILFEKQGGFGKGFATKWYRVKQGEKIPWYLLGTGNFGTGANMAYRRQIFEQVGYFDPALDVGTITNGAGDLEMFFRILKAGHPLVYEPKALIRHRHRREYNQLKKQLINNGSVFSYFVCAIMAYPEELLSFVRLGITWLLTWHCKRLLISLLHPTQFPRELIWAELRGCLIGLIRYPQAKKNLAQIIATQGNFIPDRVPRENPQNDNWQTNQTGVVTIELTQAIQPLTQITNYQSVHIFCTWEGKPLGSADITNNYQIISTTRLIEAIVTNLGLKLLAGSAQISQDLLWSQAVTTLQQHYQPKKAAANTKLPAHVSVSILVGTYDRPKDLRNCLNCLVAQNSPHPVEIIVVDNHPDSGITPPVVAEFPKVKLVSEARQGVAYARNAGILASSGEIIVTTDDDVTMPKDWLENLIAKFSRADVICITGNILPLKLDTESQKLFEKYGGLGRGFEYFEVSSEWFERSPLHVVPTWELGGTANAAFRAKIFHDPEIGLMDETLGPGMPSGVGEDIYLFYKILKAGYTIIYEPAAYVWHRHRQDMSALRRQLYNYSKGFVSYQLTTLLRDRDWRVLPNLFFYLPGYHLKRIYHRLRGWNDYPISLSLLEITGNILGPLALWQSYQRVNQQGRTSSQTP, from the coding sequence ATGTTGTATCCAATCAAGGTTGTTGACATTGAATTAAACCGTCCTTTAGAAACTATTGTCGGTTTAGAAGGTTACAAAGCAATCAAAGGATTAGTGCGTTTGCATAACGTACCAATTGGCTATGTAGATTTACCAATTACTAACGATATTTGTCCAGCAGAAACGATAAGTAAAATAATTTTACAGGAACACAGTTGGACAATTATCCAACATTTATTGCAGAATGGTTTAGCGACAAAAATCCACCTAAATAGTTTACGTTTAGAAGATTTATTTGAGATCAAACCAGCAGAAAATGAGGGAGAATCACCTTTAATAACAGTAGCAATTTGTAGCCGCGATCGCGCAACAGATTTAGATTTATGTTTATCAGCAATTACTAAACTAGACTATCCCAATTTAGACATCTTAATAGTTGACAACGCCCCTAGTAACGACGCCACCCAAAATTTAGTCAAAGACAAATATCCTCAATATCGCTACGTTTGCGAACCTCGTCCCGGTTTAGACTGGGCAAGAAATCGGGCGATTGTTGAAGCAAAAGGGGAAATAATTGCTTATACTGATGACGATGTAATTGTCGATTCGGATTGGGTAAAAAACTTAGTTCGAGTATTTCTTAAAAACCCCGAAGTAATGGCAGTTACAGGCTTAGTTGTCCCCTACGAACTGGAAACAGAAGCGCAAATTTTATTTGAGAAACAAGGTGGTTTTGGTAAAGGTTTTGCAACCAAGTGGTATCGAGTTAAACAAGGAGAAAAAATACCTTGGTATTTATTAGGAACAGGTAACTTTGGTACTGGTGCAAATATGGCTTATCGCCGTCAAATTTTTGAGCAAGTGGGTTATTTCGATCCCGCTTTAGATGTTGGAACCATTACTAATGGAGCTGGCGATTTAGAAATGTTTTTTCGCATTTTAAAAGCCGGACATCCCTTAGTTTACGAACCAAAAGCCTTAATTCGCCACCGTCACCGCCGAGAATACAATCAACTGAAAAAACAACTTATTAATAACGGTAGCGTTTTCTCTTATTTTGTTTGTGCAATAATGGCGTATCCAGAAGAATTACTTTCTTTTGTTCGTTTGGGTATAACTTGGTTATTAACTTGGCATTGTAAGCGTTTATTAATATCGTTGTTGCATCCAACGCAGTTTCCACGAGAGTTGATTTGGGCAGAATTGCGCGGTTGTTTGATTGGTTTAATTCGCTATCCCCAAGCCAAGAAAAATTTAGCCCAAATTATCGCAACTCAAGGTAATTTTATCCCCGATCGCGTCCCTAGGGAAAATCCTCAAAACGACAATTGGCAAACAAACCAAACTGGTGTCGTCACAATCGAGTTAACACAAGCAATTCAACCCTTAACCCAGATAACCAACTACCAAAGCGTGCATATTTTTTGTACTTGGGAAGGCAAACCTCTCGGTAGCGCAGACATCACCAACAATTACCAAATAATTAGCACAACTCGCTTAATTGAAGCAATTGTAACTAATCTCGGTTTAAAATTACTCGCAGGATCTGCTCAAATCAGTCAAGATTTACTCTGGAGTCAAGCAGTAACAACCTTACAGCAACATTATCAACCGAAAAAAGCCGCAGCAAACACCAAATTACCAGCCCACGTTTCCGTTTCAATTTTAGTCGGAACCTACGATCGCCCGAAAGACTTGCGTAACTGCTTAAACTGCTTAGTCGCGCAAAACTCCCCCCACCCGGTAGAAATCATTGTCGTCGATAACCATCCCGACTCCGGTATCACCCCCCCAGTCGTCGCCGAATTTCCTAAAGTCAAATTAGTTAGCGAAGCCCGTCAAGGAGTAGCTTACGCGCGTAACGCAGGCATTTTAGCGAGTAGTGGCGAAATTATCGTTACCACCGACGACGACGTTACCATGCCGAAAGACTGGCTAGAAAATTTAATCGCGAAATTCAGCCGCGCCGACGTAATCTGTATCACTGGGAACATTCTACCTTTAAAATTAGATACCGAATCCCAAAAATTATTTGAAAAATATGGTGGTTTAGGGCGCGGTTTCGAGTATTTTGAAGTAAGTAGCGAATGGTTTGAGCGATCGCCATTGCACGTAGTGCCGACTTGGGAATTAGGCGGTACAGCCAATGCCGCCTTTCGTGCGAAAATCTTCCACGACCCAGAAATCGGTTTAATGGACGAAACCCTCGGTCCGGGAATGCCTTCGGGAGTCGGCGAAGACATTTATTTATTCTACAAAATCCTCAAAGCAGGCTATACAATTATCTACGAACCAGCAGCCTATGTTTGGCATCGCCACCGTCAAGATATGTCAGCATTACGCCGCCAACTCTACAACTACTCAAAAGGCTTCGTATCCTATCAACTAACAACATTATTACGCGATCGCGACTGGCGCGTACTACCCAACTTATTCTTCTACCTCCCCGGCTACCACCTCAAACGCATTTACCACCGACTCCGAGGCTGGAACGATTATCCCATTTCCCTATCTTTACTGGAAATAACTGGAAACATCCTCGGACCCTTAGCACTTTGGCAATCATATCAAAGAGTAAACCAACAAGGAAGAACCTCATCCCAAACCCCTTAG
- a CDS encoding glycosyltransferase family 2 protein, whose amino-acid sequence MNIRHLSPLVSVIIPAYNAELFIERTLISVLSQTYLNLEVIVVDDGSSDRTAAIVQDFVMRDDRAILLQQENAGVAAARNLAIAHAQGEFIAPIDADDIWYPENIAKQVQLLANANSSVGLVYSWSIDINENNLPTGDFRAAQIEGNVYKTLLCHNFIGNSSATLIRKTCFDKVGGYSTELKAKNAQGCEDWDLYLRIAECYQFLVVPEFLIGYRKIQGSMSRNYSGMAKSHSLMLEDFRTKHPEISGTLYRLSSSSFYMYLARQSSNFGKHGETLFWLYKSVKIDPLTPIFRYGLYIMASKSILFIASKKIREIWFGKKPYSPELPKQNKVKKRRIKLTDLQKKYLSIQFKLLVGNSLHRLLLML is encoded by the coding sequence ATGAATATTCGTCATCTGTCGCCTTTAGTTTCCGTCATTATTCCTGCTTATAATGCAGAACTTTTTATCGAACGAACTTTGATTTCCGTTCTCTCCCAAACTTATCTTAATCTAGAAGTTATCGTTGTTGATGATGGTTCCAGCGATCGCACCGCAGCAATTGTCCAAGATTTTGTTATGCGAGACGATCGCGCGATCTTGTTACAACAAGAAAATGCTGGTGTAGCCGCAGCCAGAAATTTAGCGATCGCTCATGCACAAGGAGAATTTATTGCTCCCATCGATGCAGATGACATCTGGTATCCGGAAAATATTGCCAAGCAAGTACAATTATTAGCCAATGCTAATTCATCAGTGGGTTTAGTTTATTCTTGGTCGATCGATATCAATGAAAATAACTTACCCACCGGAGATTTTCGCGCTGCCCAAATTGAAGGAAATGTCTATAAAACTCTATTATGCCATAATTTTATTGGCAATTCAAGTGCGACTTTAATTCGCAAAACTTGTTTCGACAAAGTTGGCGGTTATAGCACGGAATTAAAAGCCAAAAATGCTCAAGGATGCGAAGATTGGGATTTATATTTACGCATTGCCGAATGTTATCAATTTCTGGTTGTGCCAGAATTTCTGATCGGTTATCGTAAAATACAAGGCAGTATGTCTCGTAACTATAGCGGTATGGCAAAATCTCACAGTTTAATGTTAGAAGATTTTCGCACCAAACACCCAGAAATTTCTGGCACTTTGTATCGCTTGTCTAGCAGTAGTTTTTATATGTATCTCGCGAGACAAAGTAGTAATTTTGGCAAACATGGGGAAACTTTATTTTGGCTGTATAAATCTGTAAAAATCGATCCCTTGACACCAATTTTTCGCTACGGTTTGTATATAATGGCAAGCAAAAGTATTTTATTTATTGCAAGTAAAAAAATTAGGGAAATTTGGTTTGGCAAGAAACCTTACTCTCCCGAATTACCCAAACAAAATAAAGTCAAAAAACGCCGCATTAAGCTAACAGATTTACAAAAAAAATACCTAAGTATACAATTCAAACTGTTAGTAGGAAATAGCTTGCACCGCTTGCTGCTAATGTTATAA
- the galE gene encoding UDP-glucose 4-epimerase GalE has protein sequence MKQEQPTILVTGGAGYIGSHAVQTLQQQGYEVIILDNLVYGHRDLVENVLQAKLIVGDISDRQLLNEIFTTYSVTAVMHFAAYGYVGESVVNPAKYYQNNVAGTLALLSAMIAAGVKKFVFSSTCATYGIPEIVPITEDCVQNPINPYGISKLMVEKILADFDRAYDLKYVCFRYFNAAGADPTGKLGEDHSPEAHLIPLVLLTALGKREAISLYGTDYPTPDGTCVRDYIHVVDIARAHLLGLEYLRKENQSQVFNLGNGSGFSVREVIETAKEVTGNKIETIKCDRRPGDPAILVGSAEKAYQILGWQPEYPHLKEMITHAWNWHQKRHGLPSLTNSHKY, from the coding sequence ATGAAGCAAGAACAGCCAACAATTTTAGTGACGGGGGGAGCGGGATATATTGGCTCCCATGCGGTGCAGACGTTGCAACAGCAAGGTTATGAGGTAATTATCCTGGATAACCTGGTATATGGACATCGCGATTTAGTTGAAAATGTTTTACAAGCTAAATTAATTGTTGGAGATATCAGCGATCGCCAGTTATTAAACGAAATTTTTACTACTTATTCTGTAACAGCCGTCATGCACTTTGCGGCTTATGGTTATGTAGGAGAGTCGGTAGTTAATCCTGCTAAATATTACCAGAATAATGTCGCCGGAACGTTAGCACTTTTGTCAGCAATGATAGCAGCCGGGGTAAAGAAATTCGTATTTTCTTCTACTTGTGCTACTTACGGTATACCTGAAATAGTCCCGATTACAGAAGATTGCGTACAAAACCCAATCAATCCTTATGGAATTAGCAAATTGATGGTCGAAAAAATCTTAGCAGATTTTGACCGTGCTTACGATTTGAAATATGTTTGTTTCCGTTATTTTAATGCGGCTGGGGCAGATCCGACAGGGAAATTGGGAGAAGATCATTCACCCGAAGCTCATTTAATTCCTTTGGTGTTGCTGACAGCGTTGGGTAAGCGCGAGGCAATTAGTCTCTACGGTACTGATTATCCCACACCTGATGGCACTTGTGTCCGCGACTACATTCATGTGGTGGATATCGCTAGGGCGCACTTGCTCGGCTTAGAGTATCTGCGAAAAGAAAATCAAAGTCAAGTCTTTAATTTGGGTAATGGTAGTGGTTTCTCGGTGCGAGAAGTCATTGAGACAGCAAAAGAGGTAACGGGAAATAAGATCGAGACGATTAAATGCGATCGCCGTCCCGGAGATCCCGCTATTTTAGTCGGTAGTGCTGAGAAAGCTTACCAAATCCTCGGTTGGCAACCTGAATATCCCCATCTAAAAGAAATGATAACTCATGCTTGGAATTGGCATCAAAAACGCCACGGTTTACCTTCTTTAACTAACTCACATAAATATTAG
- a CDS encoding NAD(P)/FAD-dependent oxidoreductase, with product MVEQKSPHHVVIVGGGFGGLYAAEALGSAPVKVTLIDKRNFHLFQPLLYQVATGSLSPADISSPLRLVLRRNKNTQVLLEEVTDIDSQQQKVILKNGEINYDTLIIATGVSHHYFGNEHWQDIAPGLKTIEDALSIRRKIFLAFEAAEKERDREKRQAWLTFVIVGGGPTGVELAGAIAEIAHGSLKKDFRHIDTTEAKILLLEGLDRILPPYPPELSAQAEASLTKLGVQVETGTLVTDINDNIVTVRQGENLSQISAKTILWAAGVKASAMGKVLQERTNAELDRAGRVIVEPDLSIPENPHIFVIGDLANFPHQGDKPLPGIAPVAMQEGEYVAKLIQAKLKGDVLPPFRYKDYGKLAVIGQNKAVVDLGFLQVSGFLAWLMWVFAHIYFLIEFDNKLIVMLQWGWNYFTRGRGARLITGEDSLGSEVIDLQEKARETVEV from the coding sequence ATGGTAGAGCAAAAATCTCCTCATCACGTCGTTATCGTCGGTGGCGGTTTCGGCGGCTTGTATGCGGCAGAAGCATTAGGTAGCGCTCCTGTCAAGGTAACATTAATCGATAAGCGGAATTTTCACTTATTCCAACCTTTGTTGTATCAAGTTGCTACTGGAAGCTTATCTCCGGCGGATATTTCTTCACCTTTGCGCCTAGTTTTAAGAAGAAACAAAAACACTCAAGTGTTGTTGGAAGAAGTCACCGATATCGATTCCCAACAGCAAAAAGTAATCCTGAAAAATGGCGAAATTAACTATGATACTTTGATTATCGCTACCGGAGTCAGCCATCATTATTTTGGTAACGAACATTGGCAAGATATTGCACCAGGTTTAAAAACAATTGAAGATGCACTTTCAATCCGGCGGAAAATCTTTCTAGCCTTTGAAGCCGCAGAAAAAGAACGCGATCGCGAAAAACGTCAAGCCTGGCTAACATTTGTCATTGTCGGTGGCGGTCCCACGGGAGTAGAATTAGCTGGCGCGATCGCAGAAATTGCTCACGGATCGCTGAAAAAAGATTTTCGTCACATCGATACCACCGAAGCCAAAATTCTCTTACTCGAAGGCTTAGATCGCATTTTACCACCCTATCCCCCAGAATTATCCGCCCAAGCTGAAGCATCTTTAACTAAGTTAGGAGTACAAGTAGAAACAGGCACATTAGTAACTGATATTAACGACAATATCGTCACCGTTCGCCAAGGCGAAAATTTAAGTCAAATTTCCGCCAAAACAATCTTATGGGCGGCTGGTGTCAAAGCTTCAGCAATGGGTAAAGTCTTGCAAGAACGTACAAATGCCGAATTAGACCGCGCCGGACGAGTAATCGTTGAACCTGACTTAAGTATACCAGAAAATCCTCACATTTTTGTTATTGGTGACTTAGCTAATTTTCCTCATCAAGGAGACAAACCCTTACCGGGAATTGCCCCAGTAGCCATGCAAGAAGGGGAATATGTAGCTAAATTAATTCAGGCAAAACTTAAAGGTGATGTTTTACCGCCATTCCGTTACAAAGATTACGGAAAACTAGCAGTAATTGGACAAAATAAAGCTGTAGTTGATTTAGGCTTTTTGCAAGTTTCCGGTTTCTTGGCTTGGTTAATGTGGGTATTTGCTCATATTTACTTCCTGATTGAATTTGATAACAAGTTAATCGTCATGCTTCAGTGGGGTTGGAACTACTTTACTCGCGGACGCGGTGCGCGTTTAATTACTGGTGAAGATTCTCTGGGAAGTGAAGTTATTGACTTACAAGAAAAAGCACGAGAAACTGTTGAAGTTTAA
- a CDS encoding glycoside hydrolase family 10 protein — translation MKKAFRVEKSNLADRRKFFYWVVVGIAIAALLFPSAAIVQPQVNRHPAEIRGVWITNVASGVLFSPWGINRALQQLHQLNFNTIYPVAWNRGHTFYPSRVAQRVTGRNQESLLELTHPGKDILALMVKQGHRQGLRVIPWFEYGFLAPVNSPLAKLHPDWITKTKDRSEIVEEVPEEVEVANSPPSNLQTSSQKFLESVRAGLSINNLWLNPFHPEVQKFLRELILEVVIAYDVDGIQLDDHFGLPVEFGYDSYTIQLYQQEHQGKSPPDNPQDPEWMRWRAGKITKFMQDIYQAIKTVKPDLIVSVSPNPYGFAYNNYLQDWQTWVQQGFIDELVLQVYRDDLNSFIPELGQPPVQSARSKIPVAIGISSGTIQRPVAIDNIKLQVEAVRSRNFSGVSFFYWESLWSYLTPESPQQRRSAFQELFSSS, via the coding sequence ATGAAAAAAGCTTTCCGGGTTGAAAAATCAAATTTAGCCGATCGCAGAAAGTTTTTTTACTGGGTAGTAGTGGGAATAGCGATCGCCGCGTTGCTTTTTCCGTCGGCTGCGATCGTCCAACCGCAGGTAAATCGCCATCCTGCGGAAATTCGCGGCGTTTGGATTACCAATGTGGCTAGCGGCGTATTATTTTCTCCTTGGGGAATCAACCGCGCCCTGCAACAACTCCACCAACTAAACTTTAATACGATCTATCCGGTCGCTTGGAATCGCGGACACACTTTTTATCCTAGTCGCGTCGCCCAACGAGTTACAGGTAGAAACCAAGAATCGTTACTAGAATTAACTCATCCAGGAAAAGATATTCTAGCTTTGATGGTTAAGCAGGGACATCGCCAAGGTTTGCGCGTTATTCCTTGGTTTGAATATGGTTTTCTCGCGCCAGTTAATTCTCCCTTGGCTAAGTTACATCCTGATTGGATTACGAAAACTAAAGATCGCAGTGAAATAGTTGAGGAAGTCCCAGAGGAAGTAGAAGTAGCTAATTCTCCTCCCTCTAATCTCCAAACTTCCTCACAAAAATTTCTGGAATCAGTACGCGCCGGATTGTCAATTAATAATCTTTGGTTAAACCCATTTCATCCCGAAGTACAAAAATTTCTGCGCGAGTTAATTTTAGAAGTAGTTATTGCTTATGACGTAGATGGAATTCAACTAGACGATCATTTTGGTTTACCAGTCGAGTTTGGTTATGACTCCTACACAATTCAGCTTTACCAACAAGAACACCAGGGAAAAAGTCCTCCTGATAATCCTCAAGATCCCGAATGGATGCGCTGGCGTGCGGGAAAAATCACTAAGTTTATGCAAGATATTTATCAAGCTATAAAAACGGTTAAACCGGATTTAATTGTTTCCGTTTCTCCTAATCCTTATGGCTTTGCTTATAATAACTATTTGCAAGATTGGCAAACTTGGGTACAGCAAGGTTTCATCGATGAATTAGTCTTACAAGTTTATCGCGACGATCTCAATAGTTTCATTCCTGAGTTAGGACAACCACCAGTACAGTCAGCGCGTAGTAAGATTCCTGTAGCGATCGGGATCTCTAGTGGCACAATTCAACGTCCGGTAGCGATCGACAATATTAAACTACAAGTAGAAGCTGTGCGATCGCGTAATTTTAGTGGGGTATCTTTCTTCTATTGGGAAAGTTTATGGAGTTATTTAACTCCTGAGTCGCCCCAGCAACGCCGTAGCGCTTTTCAAGAACTTTTTTCTAGTTCTTAG